DNA sequence from the Pseudomonas tritici genome:
GGTTGGAGAAAGCACCGATGGCCAGGTCCAGGCGATTGTCCTGCACGCCCAATTGCAATTCGTAAGGGCTCATCACCGACAAATGCAGGTGCACCGCCGGGTGTTCCTGGCTGTAGGCGCCGATGACTTCGGCGAACGGCAGGGCTTTGTCGCTGACGGTGGAGTCGAGCACGCCGAGCTTGAGGGTACCGCGCAGTTCGCCCTTCAACGCCGCCGCGTATTGTTCGAACCCTTCCAACTCACCGAGCAGGCGCAGGGTTTCCTGATGGAACAACTCGCCCTTGCTGGTCAGGCTGAAGCCGCCCCGGCCGCGATGGCACAACACCAGCCCCAGCGCCGATTCCAACTGGCTCATGTAGGTGCTGATGGCCGACGTCGACAGGTTGAGTTCGTGCTGGGCATTGGCGAACCCCTGGTGCCGCACGACGCTGACGAAGATGCGCAAGAGTTTCAGGTCGGGCAGAGCATTGGCCATGGGGTCTCCGAAGGCACACACAAAATCCTACATTTGAACCGAGTCTACCTCAGCCATTAGTTTAGAAAAATCTGAACTAAGTATTTGCCCCTGGCGATTCTTTCGTTTCCAGGGATTTCGCAGAATCGGCCCCTAATAAACAAAACAACGATGAGGCACTCCCGTGGACAAGATTTTTCACCAACCACTGGGCGGCAACGAAATGCCGCGCTTTGCCGGCATCGCCACCATGATGCGTCTTCCCCACCTGCAATCGGCCAAGGGCCTGGACGCCGCTTTTGTCGGCGTGCCGCTGGACATCGGCACCTCGCTGCGTGCCGGCACCCGTTTCGGGCCGCGTGAAATCCGCGCCGAATCGGTGATGATCCGCCCGTACAACATGGCCACCGGCGCCGCCCCGTTTGATTCGCTGTCGGTTGCCGACATCGGCGACGTGGCGATCAACACCTTCAACCTGCTCGACGCCGTGCGCATCATCGAAGAAGCCTATGACGAGATCCTCGAGCACGGCGTGATCCCGATGACGCTGGGTGGCGACCACACCATCACCCTGCCGATCCTGCGGGCGATCCATAAAAAACACGGCAAGGTCGGGCTGGTGCACATCGATGCCCACGCCGACGTCAACGACCATATGTTCGGCGAGAAAATCGCCCACGGCACCACCTTCCGCCGCGCCGTGGAAGAAGGCCTGCTCGATTGCGACCGTGTGGTACAGATCGGCCTGCGTGCGCAGGGCTACACCGCCGAAGATTTCAACTGGAGCCGCAAGCAAGGTTTCCGCGTGGTCCAGGCCGAAGAATGCTGGCACCACTCCCTCGCGCCGTTGATGGCCGAAGTGCGTGAAAAAGTCGGCGGTGGCCCGGTGTACCTGAGCTTCGATATCGACGGCATCGACCCGGCCTGGGCGCCAGGCACTGGCACCCCGGAAATCGGCGGGCTGACCACCATCCAGGCCATCGAGATCATCCGTGGCTGCCAGGGCCTCGACCTGATTGGTTGCGACCTGGTAGAAGTTTCGCCGCCCTACGACACCACCGGTAACACCTCACTGCTGGGCGCCAACCTGTTGTACGAAATGCTCTGCGTACTGCCAGGCGTGGCGCACCGCTGATGAGCACGCACGACGTGCTGCAAGCCGCCGCCGAGCTGGTGGCGGCGTTCGCGCGCAACGACCGCGACGCCTACTTCGGGGCATTCACGGCCGATGCCAGCTTTGTGTTCTACACCCTCCCCCAGCCGCTGCTCAGTCGCGATGCCTATCAGGTGTTGTGGGACAGCTGGCGCCGGGACGAGGGCTTCGAGGTGCTGTCGTGCACCTCGAGCAATGCCTTTGTCAGCCTGCAAGGCGACGTGGCGATATTCATGCATGACGTGGCCACCGAGCTGCGCATGCAAGGGGAGCAATTCTTTAGCCAGGAGCGCGAGACCATTGTCTTTAAACGGCAAGGGTCTGGCACACAACAAAAACAAGGCCTGTGGCTGGCCTGTCACGAACATTTGTCCGCTATGCCGGAAGGGCTGCCGCCCCCTTAGCCAATGTGATCGGAGCTGATCATGAATAATAAAAACAACGATAAAAGTATTCGCAAGATAGAAACCAACGGGGTCGAGCAGATCCCGGACCACGAACGCACCGCCACACCCAAGGATCTGTTCCGGCTGATCTTCGGCGGAGCCAATACCTTTGCCACCGCTGTGCTGGGCTCTTTCCCCGTGCTGTTCGGTTTGTCATTCCAGGCCGGCGTCTGGGCGATTGTGCTGGGCGTGCTGGTGGGTGCGCTGATCCTGGCGCCCATGGG
Encoded proteins:
- a CDS encoding LysR family transcriptional regulator, translated to MANALPDLKLLRIFVSVVRHQGFANAQHELNLSTSAISTYMSQLESALGLVLCHRGRGGFSLTSKGELFHQETLRLLGELEGFEQYAAALKGELRGTLKLGVLDSTVSDKALPFAEVIGAYSQEHPAVHLHLSVMSPYELQLGVQDNRLDLAIGAFSNRMSGLIYMPLYREQHWLYCSTRHPLFNERRIPEQVITQQRMVGRGYWSQAELARHGFKHSAATVESMEAQLILVLSGAYIGYLPEHYAQAWADKGDLRVLLPATFGYQAPFSMIMRRGRSREPLIQTFRDLLKAQLNQA
- the speB gene encoding agmatinase gives rise to the protein MDKIFHQPLGGNEMPRFAGIATMMRLPHLQSAKGLDAAFVGVPLDIGTSLRAGTRFGPREIRAESVMIRPYNMATGAAPFDSLSVADIGDVAINTFNLLDAVRIIEEAYDEILEHGVIPMTLGGDHTITLPILRAIHKKHGKVGLVHIDAHADVNDHMFGEKIAHGTTFRRAVEEGLLDCDRVVQIGLRAQGYTAEDFNWSRKQGFRVVQAEECWHHSLAPLMAEVREKVGGGPVYLSFDIDGIDPAWAPGTGTPEIGGLTTIQAIEIIRGCQGLDLIGCDLVEVSPPYDTTGNTSLLGANLLYEMLCVLPGVAHR
- a CDS encoding YybH family protein, translating into MSTHDVLQAAAELVAAFARNDRDAYFGAFTADASFVFYTLPQPLLSRDAYQVLWDSWRRDEGFEVLSCTSSNAFVSLQGDVAIFMHDVATELRMQGEQFFSQERETIVFKRQGSGTQQKQGLWLACHEHLSAMPEGLPPP